The following DNA comes from Candidatus Babeliales bacterium.
AAATTACGTGCCATAACAATCCATTTATTGTACAAAACATTCTTTCTACAGCTATCAATGCTGGTGCGCGCCTTGCACAAGAAGGTGAGTTTTCTCGCCGCGCAGTACTCAATAATAAAATTGATATTGTTCAAGCTGAAGCAATTAATGATCTTATTCATGCAAACACACAACTTGCACTCAAACAATCTTTATCGCAACTTGAAGGCAGCTTTACACAATGGATTGCATCAATAGAAAAGCAATTAATCAAAGCATTAGCACTTTCAGAAGCTAGCTTTGAATTCCTTGATGAAGAAAACATGGAATTCAATCTTCAGATCAAAGAAATCATTGAGCATGTACTTGCAACAACCAGTAATCTTAAAACCACATTTAATCAACAACAACAGATCAGAAGCGGTATTCGTATTGCTATTATTGGGTCTGTGAATGCTGGCAAATCATCACTGTTTAATGCACTGCTCAACAAAGAACGCGCTATTGTGACCGATATTGCAGGAACAACGCGCGATGTTATTGAGGCTGGATTATACAAAAATGGTAACTATTGGACGCTGATTGATACGGCAGGCATACGTACAACGAATAATATTATTGAACAGATGGGCATCAACCGATCGCACGAAGAAGCTCACAAGGCTGATATTATTGTGCTGGTGTTTGATGGCTCACAAAAACTCTCAACTGCCGAAACCGCGGTATATCAACAACTGCTGAACGATTATCATGACAAAACTATCATCATCAGTAACAAATCAGATCTACCGCAGCACTCCAATTCTATTATCCACAATAAAAAAACCTACGCTGCAAGCAACAACGATAAAAATAGTGTCCACACAATTGAAAATGCAATTCAAGACAAAATTACTACCTTATTCCAGTCTATTGGATCACCATTCTTGCTTAATCATCGCCATTT
Coding sequences within:
- the mnmE gene encoding tRNA uridine-5-carboxymethylaminomethyl(34) synthesis GTPase MnmE, which encodes ITCHNNPFIVQNILSTAINAGARLAQEGEFSRRAVLNNKIDIVQAEAINDLIHANTQLALKQSLSQLEGSFTQWIASIEKQLIKALALSEASFEFLDEENMEFNLQIKEIIEHVLATTSNLKTTFNQQQQIRSGIRIAIIGSVNAGKSSLFNALLNKERAIVTDIAGTTRDVIEAGLYKNGNYWTLIDTAGIRTTNNIIEQMGINRSHEEAHKADIIVLVFDGSQKLSTAETAVYQQLLNDYHDKTIIISNKSDLPQHSNSIIHNKKTYAASNNDKNSVHTIENAIQDKITTLFQSIGSPFLLNHRHFNALILLEKQLTTVLSMLTANTSYELVSYHLQDALTTLSELTGKTISEAGMDTVFREFCVGK